From a region of the Rhinopithecus roxellana isolate Shanxi Qingling chromosome 8, ASM756505v1, whole genome shotgun sequence genome:
- the OLFML3 gene encoding olfactomedin-like protein 3, producing the protein MGPSTPLLIFFLLSWSGPLQGQQHHLVEYMERRLAALEERLAQCQDQSSRHAAELRDFKNKMLPLLEVAEKEREALRTEADTISGRVDRLEREVDYLETQNPALPCVELDEKMTGGPGTRGKGRRNEKYDMVTDCGYTISQVRSMKILKRFGGPAGLWTKDPLGQTEKIYVLDGTQNDTAFVFPRLRDFTLAMAARKASRVRVPFPWVGTGQLVYGGFLYFARRPPGRPGGGGELENTLQLIKFHLANRTVVDSSVFPAEGLIPPYGLTADTYIDLAADEEGLWAVYATREDDRHLCLAKLDPQTLDTEQQWDTPCPRENAEAAFVICGTLYVVYNTRPASRARIQCSFDASGTLSPERAALPYFPRRYGAHASLRYNPRERQLYAWDDGYQIVYKLEMRKKEEEV; encoded by the exons ATGGGGCCCAGCACCCCTCTCCTCATCTTCTTCCTTTTATCATGGTCGGGACCCCTTCAAGGACAGCAGCACCACCTGGTGGAGTACATGGAACGCCGACTAGCTGCTTTAGAG GAACGGCTGGCCCAGTGCCAGGACCAGAGTAGTCGGCATGCTGCTGAGCTGCGGGACTTCAAGAACAAGATGCTGCCACTGCTGGAGGTGGCAGAGAAGGAGCGGGAGGCGCTCAGAACTGAGGCTGACACCATCTCTGGGAGAGTAGATCGTCTGGAGCGGGAGGTGGACTATCTGGAGACCCAGAACCCAGCTCTGCCCTGTGTAGAGTTAGATGAGAAGATGACTGGAGGCCCTGGGACCAGAGGCAagggaagaagaaatgagaagtaTGATATGGTGACAG ACTGTGGCTACACAATCTCTCAAGTGAGATCAATGAAGATTCTGAAGCGATTTGGTGGCCCAGCTGGTCTATGGACCAAGGATCCACTGGGGCAAACAGAGAAGATCTACGTGTTAGATGGGACACAGAATGACACAGCCTTTGTCTTCCCAAGGCTGCGTGACTTCACCCTTGCCATGGCTGCCCGGAAAGCTTCCCGAGTCCGGGTGCCCTTTCCCTGGGTAGGCACAGGGCAGCTGGTATATGGTGGCTTTCTTTATTTTGCCCGGAGGCCTCCTGGAAGACCTGGCGGGGGTGGTGAGCTGGAGAACACTTTGCAGCTCATCAAATTCCACCTGGCAAACCGGACAGTGGTGGACAGCTCAGTATTCCCAGCAGAGGGGTTGATTCCCCCATACGGCCTGACAGCAGACACCTACATTGACCTGGCAGCTGATGAGGAAGGTCTTTGGGCTGTCTATGCCACCCGAGAGGATGACAGGCACTTGTGTCTGGCCAAGTTAGATCCACAGACACTGGACACAGAGCAGCAGTGGGACACACCATGTCCCAGAGAGAATGCTGAGGCTGCCTTTGTCATCTGTGGGACCCTCTATGTCGTCTATAACACCCGTCCTGCCAGTCGGGCCCGCATCCAGTGCTCCTTTGATGCCAGCGGCACCCTGAGCCCTGAACGGGCAGCACTCCCTTATTTTCCCCGCAGATACGGTGCCCATGCCAGCCTCCGCTATAATCCCCGAGAACGCCAGCTCTATGCCTGGGATGATGGCTACCAGATTGTCTATAAGCTGGagatgaggaagaaagaggaggaggtttGA